In the Acidovorax sp. A79 genome, one interval contains:
- a CDS encoding LysR family transcriptional regulator, with protein sequence MAINELRAIANFVKAAELGSLRQAAATQGITPQASSQLLVQLEAHLGVRLFHRTTRSLSLTEEGRQFLASAQPGLATLQHAVQGARRGREEMAGPLRIVAPRSILLEVIWPVLDAFCRRHPRVEPDVQLDDRIGNWVEDRVDVGFRSGYPPQGGVVARRLLALQLIVCAAPSYIARHGAPASIDALAAHTCSGFRHPSTGKPMPWEFKVGDDIVSHAIPAAFCTNDIEVETRAVLGGHAIGQLVGPTAAPLVRSGQLVPLLTQHVAEHLGLYVYYGSRTALPARARAFIDLAVEMVANNPAHALTPQELAASPGRKARPRRAKG encoded by the coding sequence ATGGCCATCAACGAACTGCGCGCCATCGCCAACTTCGTGAAGGCGGCCGAACTGGGCAGCCTGCGCCAGGCCGCCGCCACGCAGGGCATCACGCCCCAGGCCTCCAGCCAGCTGCTGGTGCAGCTCGAGGCGCACCTGGGCGTGCGGCTGTTTCACCGCACCACCCGCAGCCTGAGCCTCACCGAAGAGGGGCGCCAGTTCCTCGCGTCGGCGCAGCCCGGCCTGGCCACGCTGCAGCACGCCGTGCAGGGAGCACGGCGCGGCCGGGAAGAGATGGCGGGGCCGCTGCGCATCGTGGCGCCGCGCTCCATCCTGCTGGAGGTGATCTGGCCAGTGCTCGACGCGTTCTGCCGCCGCCACCCCCGGGTGGAGCCGGACGTGCAGCTCGACGACCGCATCGGCAACTGGGTGGAAGACCGCGTGGACGTGGGCTTTCGCTCGGGCTATCCGCCCCAGGGCGGCGTGGTGGCGCGGCGGCTGCTGGCGCTGCAGCTCATCGTGTGCGCCGCGCCGTCCTACATCGCACGACACGGCGCGCCCGCCAGCATCGACGCGCTGGCAGCCCACACCTGCAGCGGCTTTCGGCACCCGTCCACGGGCAAGCCGATGCCGTGGGAATTCAAGGTGGGGGACGACATCGTCTCGCACGCCATCCCCGCCGCGTTCTGCACCAACGACATCGAGGTGGAAACCCGCGCCGTGCTGGGCGGGCACGCCATCGGCCAGCTGGTGGGCCCCACGGCCGCGCCGCTGGTGCGCAGCGGGCAGCTGGTGCCCCTGCTCACGCAGCACGTGGCCGAGCACCTGGGCCTGTACGTGTACTACGGCAGCCGCACCGCGCTGCCCGCCCGCGCGCGCGCCTTCATCGACCTGGCGGTGGAGATGGTGGCGAACAACCCCGCCCATGCGCTGACGCCGCAGGAGCTGGCGGCATCCCCCGGCCGCAAGGCCCGGCCGCGCAGGGCCAAGGGCTGA
- a CDS encoding MFS transporter, which produces MTLRIEGRARWPALILLCLGELMIVLDTTIVNVALPSIKADLGFTETSLVWVVNAYMLTFGGCLLLGGRLGDLYGHRRLFLAGITLFTLASLACGLAHTQGLLVAARAVQGVGGAVVSAVALSLIMNLFTQPGERARAMGVYGFVCAGGGSIGVLLGGVLTSALSWHWIFLVNIPVGAAIYAACLVLLPGGKGHAHGQRLDVAGAVTITASLMLAVYAIVNGNEAGWASLQSVGLLGTSAALLALFLYIESHVAAPLVPLPLLRQRNLAISNVVGVLWAAGMFAWFFLSALYMQLVLGYDAMQVGLAFLPSNLIMAGCSLGLSAWVVMRYGIRGTLGWGLLLAAVGLVLFALAPVDGRFVPHVLPGMLLLGVGAGIALNPLLLAAMGDVKPEDSGLASGVVNTAFMMGGALGLAVLASLADARTGALREAGASAPMALNGGYQLAFWVAAAGSLAAALLGGLVLRPARPPAVGAQVAAH; this is translated from the coding sequence ATGACCCTCCGCATCGAAGGCCGCGCACGCTGGCCCGCCCTCATCCTGCTGTGCCTGGGCGAGCTCATGATCGTGCTCGACACCACCATCGTGAACGTCGCGCTGCCCAGCATCAAGGCCGACCTGGGCTTCACCGAAACGTCCCTGGTGTGGGTGGTCAACGCCTACATGCTCACCTTTGGCGGCTGCCTGCTGCTGGGCGGGCGGCTCGGGGACTTGTATGGCCACCGGCGGCTGTTCCTGGCGGGCATCACGCTGTTCACCCTCGCGTCGCTGGCCTGCGGGCTGGCCCATACGCAGGGGCTGCTGGTGGCGGCGCGCGCGGTGCAGGGCGTGGGCGGGGCCGTGGTGTCGGCCGTGGCGCTGTCGCTCATCATGAACCTGTTCACCCAGCCCGGCGAGCGCGCGCGGGCCATGGGGGTCTATGGTTTTGTCTGCGCCGGAGGCGGCAGCATTGGCGTGCTGCTGGGCGGCGTGCTCACCAGTGCGTTGAGCTGGCACTGGATCTTTCTGGTCAACATCCCCGTGGGCGCGGCCATCTACGCGGCCTGCCTGGTGCTGCTGCCGGGCGGCAAGGGGCATGCCCACGGCCAGCGGCTGGACGTGGCGGGCGCCGTCACCATCACCGCGTCGCTGATGCTGGCGGTGTATGCCATCGTCAACGGCAACGAGGCGGGCTGGGCCTCGCTGCAGTCGGTGGGGCTGCTGGGCACCTCGGCCGCGCTGCTGGCGTTGTTCCTGTACATCGAATCGCACGTGGCCGCGCCCCTGGTGCCGCTGCCCTTGCTGCGCCAGCGCAACCTGGCCATCTCCAACGTGGTGGGCGTGCTGTGGGCCGCCGGGATGTTCGCGTGGTTCTTCTTGTCGGCGCTGTACATGCAGCTGGTGCTGGGCTACGACGCCATGCAGGTGGGCCTGGCCTTCCTGCCGTCCAATCTCATCATGGCGGGCTGTTCGCTGGGGCTGTCGGCCTGGGTGGTGATGCGCTACGGCATCCGCGGCACGCTGGGCTGGGGCCTGCTGCTGGCCGCCGTGGGCCTGGTGCTGTTCGCGCTGGCACCCGTGGACGGCCGCTTCGTGCCGCATGTGCTGCCCGGCATGCTGCTGCTGGGCGTGGGGGCGGGCATCGCGCTCAATCCGCTGCTGCTGGCCGCCATGGGCGACGTGAAGCCCGAGGATTCGGGCCTGGCCTCGGGTGTGGTCAACACCGCGTTCATGATGGGCGGCGCGCTGGGCCTGGCGGTGCTGGCCAGCCTGGCCGATGCGCGCACCGGCGCGCTGCGCGAAGCAGGGGCATCGGCCCCGATGGCCCTGAACGGCGGCTACCAGCTGGCGTTCTGGGTGGCGGCCGCGGGCTCGCTGGCGGCGGCGCTGCTGGGTGGCCTGGTGCTGCGGCCCGCGCGGCCCCCGGCCGTGGGCGCGCAGGTGGCGGCTCACTAG
- a CDS encoding VOC family protein, whose amino-acid sequence MKVEPYLMFEGRCEEALDFYRRALGAQVTMLMRYKDNPEPAAGQGCAEGAGPGPTPEMVMHAAFNVGETQLMASDGMGSGQLNFQGISLALSPANEAEAKRYFDALAEGGQVQMPLAKTFFSKAFGMVADRFGVSWMVVAPE is encoded by the coding sequence ATGAAAGTCGAGCCGTATCTGATGTTTGAAGGCCGCTGCGAAGAGGCCCTGGATTTCTACCGCCGCGCCCTGGGCGCGCAGGTCACCATGCTCATGCGCTACAAGGACAACCCCGAGCCCGCCGCCGGCCAGGGCTGCGCCGAGGGCGCCGGCCCCGGCCCCACGCCCGAGATGGTCATGCACGCCGCCTTCAACGTGGGCGAGACCCAGCTCATGGCGTCGGACGGCATGGGTTCGGGCCAGCTGAACTTCCAGGGCATCTCGCTGGCGCTGAGCCCCGCGAACGAGGCGGAGGCCAAGCGCTACTTCGACGCGCTGGCCGAGGGCGGGCAGGTGCAGATGCCGCTGGCCAAGACCTTCTTCTCGAAAGCCTTCGGCATGGTGGCCGACCGCTTTGGCGTGTCGTGGATGGTGGTGGCGCCGGAATGA
- a CDS encoding SDR family oxidoreductase → MQPLSTTPSSYSSSRESAPTGPRTAIVTGASRGIGAAIAHRLARDGFRVVVNYAGRTEDAQAVVQAITAAGGATVAVQADVADSSAARQLFDAAEQAFGRVDVLVNNAGVMPSTLPHLAQTDDATFDRVVAINLKGTFNTLREATHRLQPGGRIVNFSTSLVGTALPGYAVYAATKSAVETLTSVLAKELRGRNITVNAIAPGPTATALFLDGKTPELIGRLAQANPMERLGTPEDIASAVAFLAGPDGGWINGQTLRANGGMV, encoded by the coding sequence ATGCAGCCGCTGTCCACCACCCCTTCCTCCTACTCCTCTTCCCGGGAGTCCGCCCCCACGGGCCCGCGCACCGCGATCGTCACGGGCGCATCGCGCGGCATCGGAGCCGCCATTGCCCACCGGCTCGCGCGCGACGGTTTCCGCGTGGTGGTCAACTACGCCGGCCGCACCGAAGACGCCCAGGCCGTGGTGCAGGCGATCACCGCAGCGGGCGGAGCGACCGTGGCGGTGCAGGCCGACGTGGCCGACAGCAGCGCCGCGCGCCAGCTGTTCGACGCCGCCGAGCAGGCCTTCGGCCGCGTGGACGTGCTGGTCAACAACGCGGGCGTGATGCCATCCACCCTGCCGCACCTGGCGCAGACGGACGACGCCACCTTCGACCGCGTGGTCGCCATCAACCTCAAGGGCACGTTCAACACCCTGCGCGAGGCCACGCACCGGCTGCAGCCCGGGGGGCGCATCGTCAACTTCTCGACCAGCCTGGTCGGCACGGCCCTGCCGGGCTATGCCGTGTACGCCGCCACCAAGAGCGCGGTGGAGACCCTGACCAGCGTGCTCGCCAAGGAACTGCGCGGCCGGAACATCACGGTGAACGCCATCGCGCCAGGCCCCACGGCCACCGCGCTGTTCCTGGACGGCAAGACGCCCGAGCTGATCGGGCGCCTGGCCCAGGCCAACCCCATGGAGCGCCTGGGCACGCCCGAGGACATCGCCAGCGCCGTGGCCTTCCTGGCCGGGCCGGACGGCGGGTGGATCAACGGGCAGACCCTGCGCGCCAACGGCGGCATGGTGTGA
- a CDS encoding NIPSNAP family protein, protein MHDTAMATRHPCAPPTADECAIVELRQYTLHPGQRDVLIELFDREFVETQEAQGLRVLGQFRDLDRPDLFVWLRGFGSMQARRQALEAFYGGPTWAAHRDAANATMIDSDNVLLLRPAWPGAAAALPQHARAAPGASGAAPGVVAATVFHLREAATPALLDFCRHRMAPTLQRGGARQVAWYCTETSPNTFPRLPVREGEHVLLGLALFGREAALEAFTGSTPWARGVAPGLAPWLAREPETLRLQPTARSALHA, encoded by the coding sequence ATGCACGACACCGCCATGGCCACGCGCCACCCCTGCGCCCCGCCCACCGCCGACGAATGCGCCATCGTCGAGCTGCGCCAGTACACGCTGCACCCGGGGCAGCGCGACGTGCTGATCGAGCTGTTCGACCGCGAGTTCGTGGAGACCCAGGAGGCGCAGGGCCTGCGCGTGCTGGGCCAGTTCCGCGACCTGGACCGGCCCGACCTGTTCGTGTGGCTGCGCGGCTTCGGCAGCATGCAGGCGCGCCGCCAGGCGCTCGAAGCCTTCTACGGCGGGCCCACCTGGGCCGCGCACCGCGACGCCGCCAACGCCACCATGATCGACTCCGACAACGTGCTGCTGCTGCGCCCCGCCTGGCCCGGCGCGGCCGCCGCGTTGCCCCAGCACGCGCGCGCGGCGCCGGGCGCCAGCGGCGCGGCCCCCGGCGTGGTGGCGGCCACGGTGTTTCACCTGCGCGAGGCCGCCACGCCCGCGCTGCTGGACTTCTGCCGCCACCGCATGGCGCCCACGCTGCAACGCGGGGGCGCGCGCCAGGTGGCCTGGTACTGCACCGAGACCAGCCCCAACACCTTTCCCCGCCTGCCCGTGCGCGAGGGAGAACATGTGCTGCTGGGGCTGGCGCTGTTCGGCCGCGAGGCCGCGCTGGAGGCGTTCACCGGCAGCACCCCCTGGGCGCGGGGGGTGGCGCCGGGCCTTGCCCCCTGGCTGGCCCGCGAGCCCGAGACCCTGCGCCTGCAGCCCACCGCCCGCTCCGCGCTGCACGCCTGA
- a CDS encoding LysR substrate-binding domain-containing protein, whose product MDRFQSMQLFTRIVELGSFTRAAEDRQLPRASVTLAVQALEKRLGTRLLQRTTRHVSTTPDGQAYYERCQRLLADLEETEAAFGHAASAPRGKLRVDLQGTLARHFVLPRIGEFCTRYPEVELEIGMGDRLVDLVREGVDCVLRGGELRDSTMVARRVALLQQVTCASRGYLARHGTPATVEALRGHRAVNFLSQRTGKPLPFGFIVDGVATSVQLKGPVAVSDADAYHACCAAGLGLIQVPRYHIAPRLADGSLCEVLAPFRPAPMPVSVLYPHSRQLSPRVRVFVDWLAGVMSAAR is encoded by the coding sequence ATGGACCGCTTTCAATCCATGCAGCTTTTCACGCGCATCGTCGAGCTGGGCAGCTTCACCCGCGCGGCCGAAGACCGGCAGCTGCCGCGCGCGAGCGTGACCCTGGCGGTGCAGGCGCTGGAAAAGCGCCTGGGCACGCGGCTCCTGCAGCGCACCACGCGCCACGTGAGCACCACGCCCGACGGGCAGGCGTACTACGAGCGCTGCCAGCGCCTGCTGGCCGACCTGGAGGAAACAGAGGCGGCATTCGGCCACGCCGCGAGCGCGCCGCGCGGCAAGCTGCGCGTGGACCTGCAGGGCACGCTGGCCCGGCATTTCGTGCTGCCGCGCATCGGCGAGTTCTGCACGCGCTACCCCGAGGTGGAACTGGAGATCGGCATGGGCGACCGGCTGGTGGACCTGGTGCGCGAGGGCGTGGACTGCGTGCTGCGCGGCGGCGAGCTGCGCGACTCCACCATGGTGGCGCGGCGCGTGGCACTGCTGCAGCAGGTGACCTGCGCGAGCCGCGGGTACCTGGCGCGCCACGGCACGCCCGCCACCGTGGAGGCGCTGCGCGGGCACCGGGCCGTCAACTTCCTCTCGCAGCGCACGGGCAAGCCCCTGCCTTTTGGCTTCATCGTGGACGGCGTGGCCACAAGCGTGCAGCTCAAGGGCCCTGTGGCCGTGAGCGATGCCGATGCGTACCACGCCTGCTGCGCCGCGGGCCTGGGGCTGATCCAGGTGCCGCGCTACCACATCGCGCCCCGGCTGGCCGATGGCAGCCTGTGCGAGGTGCTGGCGCCGTTTCGCCCCGCGCCCATGCCGGTGTCGGTGCTGTACCCGCACAGCCGCCAGCTGTCGCCGCGCGTGCGGGTCTTCGTGGACTGGCTGGCCGGGGTGATGTCGGCCGCGCGCTGA
- a CDS encoding GFA family protein, with protein MKYQGSCHCGKVAFEVEGTVDSGLACNCSMCHRRGSLLWFVPRGALRLTTPEADAATYTFHRHVIRHRFCPACGIHPFGEGVDPKGQPVAAVNLRFVEGLDLGSVPVHHYDGRAA; from the coding sequence ATGAAGTACCAGGGAAGCTGCCACTGCGGCAAGGTCGCCTTTGAAGTGGAAGGCACCGTCGACAGCGGCCTGGCCTGCAATTGCAGCATGTGCCACCGGCGCGGATCGCTGCTGTGGTTCGTGCCGCGCGGCGCGCTGCGGCTGACCACGCCCGAGGCCGACGCGGCCACCTACACCTTCCACAGGCACGTGATCCGGCACCGTTTCTGCCCGGCCTGCGGCATCCATCCTTTTGGCGAAGGCGTGGACCCCAAGGGCCAGCCCGTGGCGGCGGTCAATCTGCGCTTCGTGGAGGGCCTCGACCTGGGCAGCGTGCCCGTCCACCACTACGACGGCCGGGCGGCTTGA
- a CDS encoding TetR/AcrR family transcriptional regulator, whose amino-acid sequence MTVTTRNTPAARSTYRHGDLRRALLDAGIELARQGGPDAVVLREATRRAGVAPNAAYRHFANRDDLLDAVRAAAVAAVAQAMEAELAQVPATGTATEQAHAKVRAVGAGYLRFAHAETGLFRTAFGGRFTVQHDPDPAMGGATGLNPFQHLSAALDDLVTAGALPPERRPGAEYLAWSTVHGMALLSIDGPLRGTPQQMLDLLGLRLLDMVRRGL is encoded by the coding sequence ATGACCGTAACCACTCGCAACACCCCCGCCGCACGCAGCACCTACCGCCATGGCGACCTGCGCCGCGCCCTGCTGGACGCGGGCATCGAGCTGGCGCGCCAGGGCGGCCCCGACGCCGTGGTGCTGCGCGAGGCCACGCGCCGCGCGGGGGTCGCGCCCAATGCGGCCTACCGCCATTTCGCCAACCGCGACGACCTGCTGGACGCGGTGCGTGCCGCCGCCGTGGCGGCCGTGGCCCAGGCCATGGAGGCCGAACTGGCCCAGGTGCCCGCCACGGGCACGGCCACCGAGCAGGCCCACGCCAAGGTGCGCGCCGTGGGCGCGGGCTACCTGCGCTTCGCGCATGCCGAGACAGGCCTGTTCCGCACCGCCTTCGGCGGGCGCTTCACCGTGCAGCACGACCCCGACCCGGCCATGGGCGGCGCCACGGGGCTCAACCCGTTCCAGCACCTGAGCGCGGCACTCGATGACCTGGTGACGGCAGGCGCCCTGCCGCCCGAGCGCCGCCCGGGCGCCGAATACCTGGCCTGGTCCACCGTGCACGGCATGGCGCTGCTCTCCATCGACGGGCCGCTGCGCGGCACGCCGCAGCAGATGCTGGACCTGCTGGGCCTGCGCCTGCTGGACATGGTGCGGCGCGGCCTCTAG
- a CDS encoding SDR family oxidoreductase — translation MVSSSPTSPAYPAALPGAPSAAPADPVSPADAATVPLPPPPAQVVVITGASSGIGHATALAFARRGACLVLAARNPDTLAPVAMACRNAGAAAALGVPTDVTDADAVARLADTALRHHGHIDVWVNGVGVGAVGRFDQTPLAAHRRVLEANLLGHLHGAHAALRHFRERGQGTLINMISVGGWLPSPYAAAYTASKFGLRGLSEALRAEVSDLPGVHVCDVAPTFVDSPGLSHGANYTGRSIQPRIPLLDPRRVAQAVAALADRPRAVTWLGAGAAPGRVIHALAPQRLGAAMRWVTERALRGARPAPRSDGNLFAPSRGTAIDGGQRDARRHGMGLVAVLGVVGLGLGVWAARRRSS, via the coding sequence ATGGTGTCTTCCTCCCCCACTTCCCCCGCTTACCCCGCCGCGCTCCCGGGCGCTCCTTCGGCCGCGCCGGCCGATCCCGTTTCCCCGGCCGATGCCGCCACCGTGCCGCTGCCGCCGCCCCCGGCGCAGGTGGTGGTCATCACCGGCGCGTCCAGCGGCATCGGCCACGCCACCGCCCTCGCGTTCGCGCGGCGGGGCGCGTGCCTGGTGCTCGCCGCGCGCAACCCCGACACGCTGGCCCCGGTGGCCATGGCCTGCCGCAACGCGGGCGCGGCGGCGGCGCTGGGCGTGCCCACCGATGTGACCGACGCCGATGCCGTGGCCCGGCTGGCCGATACGGCGCTGCGCCACCATGGCCACATCGACGTCTGGGTCAACGGCGTGGGCGTGGGCGCGGTGGGGCGGTTCGACCAGACGCCCCTGGCCGCGCACCGCCGCGTGCTGGAGGCCAACCTGCTCGGGCACCTGCATGGCGCGCATGCGGCGCTGCGGCACTTTCGCGAACGCGGGCAGGGCACGCTCATCAACATGATCTCGGTGGGCGGCTGGCTGCCGTCGCCATATGCGGCCGCGTACACGGCCAGCAAGTTCGGGCTGCGAGGGCTCTCCGAGGCGCTGCGCGCCGAGGTGTCGGACCTGCCGGGGGTCCATGTGTGCGACGTGGCGCCCACCTTCGTCGATTCGCCGGGCCTCTCGCACGGCGCTAACTACACGGGCCGCAGCATCCAGCCCCGCATTCCGCTGCTGGACCCGCGCCGGGTCGCCCAGGCGGTGGCCGCGCTGGCCGACCGGCCCAGGGCCGTGACCTGGCTGGGCGCCGGTGCCGCGCCGGGCCGCGTGATCCATGCCCTGGCGCCGCAGCGCCTGGGCGCCGCGATGCGCTGGGTAACCGAGCGTGCGCTGCGCGGCGCCCGGCCCGCGCCCCGCAGCGACGGCAACCTGTTCGCACCGTCGCGCGGCACCGCCATCGATGGCGGCCAGCGCGATGCGCGGCGCCACGGCATGGGCCTGGTGGCCGTGCTGGGCGTGGTCGGCCTGGGCCTTGGCGTGTGGGCCGCCCGCCGCCGTTCATCGTGA
- a CDS encoding oxidoreductase: MAFADTTTTTTTVSPSRVWLITGASRGLGARIAEAALAQGDAVVATARDAAAVGQRLGGGGALLPLALDVTDEAQAQHAVQAALARFGRIDVLVNNAGYGLMGAVEEATADEVRRLYDTNVFGLLNVTRAVLPAMRARRAGHVINISSLGGVRSSAGFGLYCSTKFAVEGITEALHAELAPLGIHATAVQPGYFRTEFLDGASLAVSPRVLEDYAASAGVVRQAVPGINLQQPGDPARLARALLQLVASPTPPVRLPLGSDTLRTIAEQHARVAAETAQWSAVAASTDFPQAAGTAVA; the protein is encoded by the coding sequence ATGGCTTTTGCCGACACGACCACCACCACCACCACCGTTTCACCCTCCCGCGTCTGGCTGATCACCGGCGCCTCGCGCGGCCTGGGCGCGCGCATCGCCGAAGCGGCCCTCGCCCAGGGCGATGCCGTGGTCGCCACCGCGCGCGATGCCGCCGCCGTCGGCCAGCGCCTGGGCGGCGGGGGCGCGCTGCTGCCCCTGGCGCTGGACGTGACCGACGAGGCCCAGGCGCAGCACGCCGTCCAGGCCGCGCTCGCGCGTTTCGGCCGCATCGACGTGCTGGTCAACAACGCGGGCTACGGCCTGATGGGGGCGGTGGAGGAGGCCACCGCCGACGAGGTGCGCCGCCTGTACGACACCAACGTGTTCGGCCTGCTGAACGTCACGCGCGCGGTGCTGCCGGCCATGCGGGCGCGCCGCGCGGGGCACGTGATCAACATTTCCTCCCTGGGGGGCGTGCGCTCGAGTGCCGGCTTTGGCCTGTACTGCTCCACCAAGTTCGCGGTGGAGGGCATCACCGAGGCGCTGCACGCCGAGCTCGCGCCGCTGGGCATCCATGCCACGGCGGTGCAGCCGGGGTACTTCCGCACCGAGTTCCTGGATGGCGCGTCGCTGGCGGTCTCGCCCCGCGTGCTGGAGGACTATGCGGCCAGCGCGGGCGTGGTGCGCCAGGCGGTGCCCGGCATCAACCTGCAGCAGCCCGGCGACCCGGCGCGGCTGGCCCGCGCCCTGCTGCAGCTGGTGGCCAGCCCCACGCCGCCGGTGCGCCTGCCCCTGGGCTCCGACACGCTGCGCACCATCGCCGAGCAGCATGCGCGGGTGGCCGCCGAGACCGCGCAGTGGAGCGCCGTGGCCGCGTCGACGGACTTTCCCCAGGCTGCCGGGACGGCCGTGGCGTGA
- a CDS encoding DUF1579 domain-containing protein, protein MMNPEPHAMHRWLQQLLGHWTSTSDCDPPPGEPAQQSVGAEHGRALGDLWVILEGTGTMPGGGEARMQMTLGYDPEKNVFLGTWVGSMMTHMWVYRGTLDADQKVLTLETEGPSFKGDGKTARYRDVITLVSANERTLTSFSQQPDGSWNQIMQAKYTRTP, encoded by the coding sequence ATGATGAATCCCGAACCCCATGCCATGCACCGCTGGCTGCAGCAATTGCTGGGCCACTGGACCAGCACCTCCGACTGCGACCCGCCGCCGGGCGAACCGGCGCAGCAGTCCGTGGGCGCCGAACATGGCCGCGCCCTGGGCGACCTGTGGGTGATCCTCGAAGGCACCGGCACCATGCCCGGTGGCGGCGAGGCGCGCATGCAGATGACGCTGGGCTACGACCCCGAGAAGAACGTGTTCCTGGGCACCTGGGTGGGCTCGATGATGACCCACATGTGGGTCTATCGCGGCACGCTCGATGCCGACCAGAAGGTGCTCACGCTGGAGACCGAAGGCCCCAGCTTCAAGGGCGACGGCAAGACCGCCCGCTACCGTGACGTGATCACGCTGGTGAGCGCCAACGAGCGCACGCTGACGTCGTTCAGCCAGCAGCCGGACGGCAGCTGGAACCAGATCATGCAAGCAAAATACACGAGAACCCCCTGA
- a CDS encoding helix-turn-helix transcriptional regulator, translated as MRASRLLSLQMLLETQGRMSAPALAGALEVSVRTLYRDVDQLSAAGVPIYAERGRHGGFALLPGWKTTLTGLTPSEAQAVFLSGLPGPAQDLGLGSDVQGARLKLLAALPAAWREDAQRVSARLHLDPVDWYRESDPTPHLSTVAAAVWSGHQIAMRYESWSDTVERTVSPLGLVLKAGAWYLVALPADKATGTGGGDGGDGGDSGPRTYRVSNILAAQALATPVRRPARFDLPGYWARSIRRFEAGLYTGEAALLATPAGLKGLRALSSAVARAVAAAPTATPPRRADGRVAVTIPIESVEHACGQLLRLSPQVEVLRPAALRRALVARVRATARMYGLDGG; from the coding sequence ATGCGCGCCAGCCGCCTGCTCTCGCTCCAGATGCTGCTCGAAACCCAGGGCCGCATGAGCGCGCCGGCGCTGGCCGGGGCGCTGGAGGTGTCGGTGCGCACGCTGTACCGCGACGTGGACCAGCTCAGCGCCGCGGGCGTGCCCATCTATGCCGAGCGCGGGCGCCATGGCGGGTTTGCGCTGCTGCCGGGCTGGAAGACCACGCTCACGGGCCTCACGCCGTCGGAGGCGCAGGCCGTGTTCCTCAGCGGCCTGCCCGGCCCCGCGCAGGACCTGGGCCTGGGCAGCGACGTGCAGGGCGCACGCCTGAAGCTGCTGGCCGCCCTGCCCGCCGCATGGCGCGAGGACGCGCAGCGCGTGAGCGCCCGCCTGCACCTGGACCCGGTGGACTGGTACCGCGAGAGCGACCCCACGCCGCACCTGTCCACGGTGGCCGCCGCCGTGTGGAGCGGGCACCAGATCGCGATGCGCTATGAAAGCTGGTCCGACACCGTGGAGCGCACCGTGAGCCCGCTGGGCCTGGTGCTCAAGGCGGGTGCCTGGTACCTGGTGGCGCTGCCGGCGGACAAGGCCACGGGCACGGGCGGCGGTGATGGTGGCGATGGTGGCGACAGCGGGCCACGCACCTACCGCGTCTCGAACATCCTGGCGGCGCAGGCGCTCGCCACGCCGGTGCGCCGCCCCGCGCGGTTCGACCTGCCGGGCTACTGGGCGCGCTCGATCCGGCGCTTTGAAGCCGGGCTCTACACCGGCGAGGCGGCGCTGCTGGCCACGCCCGCCGGGCTCAAGGGGCTGCGCGCGCTCAGCAGCGCGGTGGCCCGGGCCGTGGCGGCCGCGCCCACGGCCACCCCCCCGCGCCGGGCGGACGGGCGCGTGGCGGTGACCATTCCCATCGAGTCGGTGGAGCACGCCTGCGGCCAGCTCCTGCGCCTGTCGCCGCAGGTGGAGGTGTTGCGGCCCGCCGCCCTGCGCCGCGCGCTGGTGGCCCGGGTGCGGGCCACGGCGCGGATGTACGGGCTGGACGGTGGCTGA